A single region of the Solwaraspora sp. WMMD791 genome encodes:
- a CDS encoding STAS domain-containing protein yields the protein MSLTVETQQRGDVVVVSVGGELDMATAPQLQDQITDLLDKGRNRLVFDLADVSFCDSTGLSVFVRAKNGCDEAGGVVRLAAPQRGVLRILEVSGLVEVLQTFPTVDEAVAAPEPAATD from the coding sequence ATGTCTTTGACAGTGGAGACGCAGCAACGCGGCGATGTCGTCGTCGTGTCGGTCGGTGGCGAGTTGGACATGGCCACCGCCCCGCAACTGCAGGACCAGATTACGGATCTACTGGACAAAGGCCGTAACAGGTTGGTCTTCGACCTTGCCGACGTCTCGTTCTGCGATTCCACCGGCCTGTCGGTCTTCGTCCGCGCCAAGAACGGCTGCGACGAGGCGGGCGGAGTCGTCCGACTCGCCGCCCCGCAGCGGGGCGTGCTGCGCATCCTCGAAGTCAGTGGGCTGGTCGAGGTCCTGCAGACCTTCCCCACCGTCGACGAGGCCGTCGCCGCACCGGAGCCGGCGGCGACCGACTGA
- a CDS encoding MFS transporter, whose product MTPPTALATGTAVRTGTAPAPAPTGASADRLPDPAGQPGGTGGRGQHRATHRQQVRSGQGALLVLAAMVLVALNLRMAITSLGPLLDEVRTGLPMSALQAGVVTTLPALAFAVVGSATPWLVRRFSPPRLLVAAMGALAVGQLLRVATGDAWLFVATSALALAGIAVANVLLPMLVRQYFPHRIGLVTGAYSMSLTVGASVAAGSAVPIAHAAGGWRVGLGFWALVALAAAALWVPIAWRSRRRAAAAARTGVGVGAPRPAAAGGARIRAGRTRLGWLMAVFFGAQSFAAYAQMGWLAQLFRDAGFRAETAGLLLAGVTAVSVPIAMVMPTLAGRMTSLRPLVLGTALASGLSYAGLLWSPYDLALVWMVLLALGQGTFPMALAMIGLRARTGAGIVSLSAFTQSVGYLIAAVGPLSVGLLYGRTGDWVAPVGLLVVALLVQTGTGWSIARPRWIEDELR is encoded by the coding sequence ATGACTCCGCCAACCGCCCTCGCCACCGGGACCGCCGTCCGCACCGGTACGGCGCCGGCACCGGCCCCGACCGGTGCGTCGGCCGACCGGCTGCCGGACCCCGCCGGGCAACCGGGTGGCACCGGCGGGCGCGGGCAGCACCGAGCCACCCACCGTCAGCAGGTCCGGTCCGGCCAGGGCGCGCTCCTGGTGCTCGCCGCGATGGTGCTGGTGGCGCTCAACCTGCGGATGGCGATCACCAGCCTCGGCCCGCTGCTCGACGAGGTCCGTACCGGCCTGCCGATGTCCGCCCTGCAGGCCGGGGTGGTGACCACCCTGCCGGCGTTGGCCTTCGCCGTGGTCGGGTCGGCCACCCCGTGGCTGGTCCGTCGCTTCTCCCCGCCGCGACTACTGGTCGCGGCGATGGGCGCGCTCGCCGTCGGGCAGCTGCTGCGGGTGGCGACCGGCGACGCCTGGCTGTTCGTGGCGACCAGCGCGCTGGCCCTGGCCGGGATCGCGGTCGCGAACGTCCTGCTGCCGATGCTGGTCCGACAGTACTTCCCGCACCGGATCGGCCTGGTGACCGGCGCGTACAGCATGTCGCTGACCGTGGGTGCCTCGGTGGCCGCCGGTTCGGCGGTGCCCATCGCGCACGCGGCGGGTGGTTGGCGGGTCGGGCTCGGCTTCTGGGCGCTGGTCGCGCTGGCCGCCGCCGCGCTGTGGGTGCCGATCGCCTGGCGGAGCCGCCGACGGGCCGCTGCCGCTGCCCGTACCGGCGTCGGTGTCGGTGCCCCGCGCCCGGCGGCTGCCGGCGGGGCGCGGATCCGGGCGGGCCGGACCCGGCTCGGCTGGCTGATGGCGGTCTTCTTCGGGGCCCAGTCGTTTGCCGCGTACGCCCAGATGGGCTGGCTGGCGCAACTGTTTCGGGACGCCGGCTTCCGAGCGGAGACCGCCGGGCTGCTGCTGGCCGGCGTCACGGCGGTCAGCGTGCCGATCGCGATGGTGATGCCGACGTTGGCCGGCCGGATGACCAGTCTGCGGCCGCTCGTGCTCGGTACCGCCCTGGCGTCCGGGCTGAGCTACGCCGGGCTGCTGTGGTCGCCGTACGACCTGGCGTTGGTCTGGATGGTGCTGCTCGCCCTCGGCCAGGGCACCTTCCCGATGGCGCTGGCCATGATCGGGCTACGGGCCCGGACCGGCGCGGGCATCGTGTCGCTGTCGGCGTTCACCCAGAGCGTCGGCTACCTGATCGCGGCGGTCGGCCCGCTCTCGGTGGGCCTGCTGTACGGGCGGACCGGTGACTGGGTGGCGCCGGTCGGCCTGCTCGTCGTGGCGCTGCTGGTGCAGACCGGTACCGGCTGGTCGATCGCCCGTCCACGGTGGATCGAAGACGAGCTGCGCTGA
- a CDS encoding FadR/GntR family transcriptional regulator, whose protein sequence is MTPPVPSPAAAARPARSRQTLVRQAIESLREPIAAGDWPLGSRIPTEPKLAEALGVGRNTVREAVRALVHAGILECRQGSGTYVVSTDELAGAVARRCATAEWRETVEVRRAFEVEAARLAAQRRTPADVAALDQALADREAAWRTGDLAQFVEADMALHRAILAAAHNVMLAELYDSIGAAMRTTVAEAVGPQLHPDRHVDHARLVEAIRDGDPDRAAQEAAAYLTTD, encoded by the coding sequence ATGACACCACCGGTACCTTCCCCTGCGGCCGCAGCCCGGCCCGCCCGCTCCCGGCAGACCCTGGTCCGCCAGGCGATCGAGTCGCTGCGCGAGCCGATCGCCGCAGGTGACTGGCCGCTCGGCTCCCGCATCCCCACCGAGCCGAAGCTCGCCGAGGCGCTCGGCGTCGGGCGCAACACCGTCCGGGAGGCGGTACGGGCGCTCGTCCACGCCGGCATCCTGGAATGCCGGCAGGGCTCCGGCACGTACGTCGTATCCACCGACGAGCTGGCCGGTGCCGTCGCCCGCCGCTGCGCCACCGCCGAGTGGCGGGAGACCGTCGAGGTACGGCGCGCCTTCGAGGTCGAAGCGGCCCGGCTTGCCGCCCAGCGCCGTACCCCGGCCGACGTCGCCGCGCTGGACCAGGCCCTTGCCGACCGGGAGGCGGCGTGGCGCACCGGCGACCTCGCCCAGTTCGTCGAGGCCGACATGGCCCTGCACCGGGCGATCCTGGCGGCGGCGCACAACGTGATGCTCGCCGAGCTGTACGACTCGATCGGCGCGGCGATGCGGACGACCGTCGCCGAAGCCGTCGGCCCACAGTTGCACCCCGACCGGCACGTCGACCATGCCCGGCTCGTCGAGGCGATCCGCGACGGCGACCCGGACCGCGCCGCCCAGGAAGCGGCGGCCTACCTCACCACCGACTGA
- a CDS encoding ISL3 family transposase encodes MRSVSVWAALLGVERAVVEDVEFDDEDALLVVHVRVRRGARRRCPYCGRRCPGFDAGHGRRRWRALDLGTVRAVVEADAPRVSCAEHGVVVAAVPWARHNAGHTRAFDATVAWLAVRTAKSTVCQLMRVGWRTVGAIVARVWADTGEVTDRFAGLRRIGIDEIAYKKGHRYLTVVVDHDTGRLVWAAPGKDAATLHAFFDQLGEQRAAAITHVSADGADTIAKVVTRRCPQAVRCADPFHVVAWATEALDLVRRQAWNQAAGRGTGRRNTARGDARTLKNARWALWKNPDNLTEAQKAKLDWIARTQPQLYRAWALKEGLRAVFAMAKDSPAAALEALDRWIEWARRSRIDAFVELQRRITRHRDTIRAAIEHQLSNGLIESVNAKIRLITRIAFGFHSPHALIALAMLSLGGHRPQLPR; translated from the coding sequence GTGCGTTCTGTCAGCGTATGGGCTGCTCTGCTCGGCGTCGAGCGGGCGGTGGTGGAGGACGTCGAGTTCGACGACGAAGACGCGTTGTTGGTGGTCCATGTACGGGTGCGTAGAGGGGCGCGGCGGCGGTGTCCGTACTGCGGCCGGCGGTGTCCGGGTTTCGACGCCGGTCACGGGCGGCGGCGGTGGCGGGCTCTGGATCTGGGCACGGTCAGGGCGGTCGTCGAGGCCGACGCGCCACGGGTGTCCTGCGCCGAGCACGGCGTGGTGGTCGCGGCGGTGCCGTGGGCGCGTCACAACGCCGGACACACCCGGGCGTTCGACGCCACCGTGGCGTGGCTGGCGGTGCGCACCGCGAAATCGACGGTGTGTCAGCTGATGCGCGTCGGTTGGCGCACCGTCGGGGCGATCGTGGCCAGGGTATGGGCCGACACCGGCGAGGTCACCGACCGGTTCGCCGGGCTGCGTCGGATCGGCATCGACGAGATCGCCTACAAGAAGGGTCACCGGTACCTGACCGTCGTGGTCGACCACGACACCGGCCGACTGGTGTGGGCCGCGCCGGGCAAGGACGCCGCGACGTTGCACGCCTTCTTCGACCAGCTCGGTGAGCAGCGCGCCGCGGCCATCACCCACGTGTCCGCCGACGGCGCCGACACGATCGCGAAGGTCGTCACCCGCCGCTGCCCGCAGGCGGTGCGGTGCGCCGACCCGTTCCACGTCGTGGCCTGGGCCACCGAAGCGCTGGACCTGGTACGCCGACAGGCGTGGAACCAGGCCGCCGGACGCGGCACCGGCCGACGCAACACCGCCCGGGGCGACGCCCGCACACTCAAGAACGCACGGTGGGCCCTGTGGAAGAACCCGGACAACCTCACCGAGGCACAGAAGGCAAAACTCGACTGGATCGCCAGGACCCAGCCCCAGCTGTACCGGGCCTGGGCCCTCAAGGAAGGCCTCCGCGCCGTGTTCGCCATGGCCAAGGACAGCCCGGCAGCGGCACTCGAAGCCCTCGACAGGTGGATCGAGTGGGCCCGCCGCAGCCGTATCGACGCCTTCGTCGAACTCCAACGCCGGATCACACGCCACCGCGACACGATCCGCGCCGCGATCGAACACCAACTGTCCAACGGACTCATCGAGTCAGTCAACGCCAAGATCCGGCTGATCACCCGGATCGCGTTCGGCTTCCACTCACCCCACGCACTGATCGCCCTCGCCATGCTCAGCCTCGGCGGCCACCGACCACAACTACCCAGATGA
- the mscL gene encoding large conductance mechanosensitive channel protein MscL: MLKGFKDFILRGNVIDLAVGIVIGAAFTAVVTQLTKSFLEPFIRLLTVLLTGGNGISGSVVTIRGVDFDWPAFVNAVITFALTAAALYFLVVLPMNRLAERRRRGEEPPPAAPSEEIKLLTEIRDALVARASQPGQPGHPGQPGQPGQFR; encoded by the coding sequence ATGCTTAAGGGTTTCAAGGATTTCATCCTGCGCGGCAACGTCATCGACCTCGCGGTCGGCATCGTGATCGGTGCGGCGTTCACCGCTGTCGTCACCCAGTTGACCAAGTCGTTCCTCGAACCGTTCATCCGGCTGCTGACGGTACTGCTGACCGGCGGTAACGGCATCAGCGGCTCGGTAGTCACCATCCGTGGAGTTGACTTCGACTGGCCGGCGTTCGTCAACGCGGTGATCACGTTCGCACTGACCGCCGCCGCGCTCTATTTCCTGGTCGTCCTGCCGATGAACCGGCTGGCCGAGCGGCGCCGTCGGGGCGAGGAGCCGCCGCCCGCCGCGCCGAGCGAGGAGATCAAGCTGCTGACCGAGATCCGCGACGCGCTGGTCGCCCGCGCGAGCCAGCCGGGTCAGCCAGGGCATCCGGGTCAGCCAGGCCAGCCGGGCCAATTCCGCTGA
- a CDS encoding recombinase family protein: protein MKPLMYGYLRVDRDALDGDTRQMELALQFWAEQEGYCFAGLFRDQDTTTPNRPALTALIEQISRSGARHVIMPSLARLSTHPAAQRHLRHALEDTGVQVHTLQEELTS from the coding sequence GTGAAGCCGTTGATGTACGGCTACCTGCGGGTGGACCGCGACGCCCTCGATGGCGACACCCGGCAGATGGAACTCGCACTCCAGTTCTGGGCCGAACAGGAGGGCTACTGCTTCGCGGGACTCTTCCGCGACCAGGACACCACCACGCCCAACCGGCCCGCCCTCACCGCACTGATCGAACAGATCAGCCGCTCCGGTGCCCGGCACGTGATCATGCCCAGCCTCGCGCGCCTCTCCACCCATCCGGCCGCCCAGCGCCACCTCCGCCACGCGCTGGAAGACACCGGCGTCCAAGTCCACACCCTGCAGGAGGAACTGACCTCATGA
- a CDS encoding helix-turn-helix transcriptional regulator, whose amino-acid sequence MPRRQLGRYLRDLRMQARFTVRAAASALEWSEAKIWRIETGQTSMRSLDVEQMCRVYGALAETTTSLMALAKETKSKGWWLSYADVINEGFDLYIGLEESCRRLRWYEAELVPGLLQTAEYARTLIEADNPGTEPGEIARRVQLRIARQALLTRPVAAPELRVVLNESILRRPVGGREVMSAQLERLIAVSEMPNVTLRVLPFAVGTHAGIMSGPFVVLEFPTNGNGQATEPPTVYVDGFTGALFLDKPHEIDRYEAAFNNIWDASLDEQSSRQAIRDAMKEMGK is encoded by the coding sequence GTGCCGAGACGGCAACTGGGTCGCTACCTGCGTGATCTCCGGATGCAGGCCCGGTTCACGGTCAGAGCCGCCGCCTCCGCTCTGGAGTGGAGCGAAGCGAAGATCTGGCGGATCGAGACCGGGCAGACGTCCATGCGGTCACTCGACGTCGAGCAGATGTGCCGCGTCTACGGCGCGTTGGCCGAGACGACGACATCGCTGATGGCTCTCGCCAAGGAGACCAAGAGCAAGGGCTGGTGGCTGTCGTACGCCGACGTCATCAACGAAGGGTTCGACCTGTACATCGGCCTGGAGGAGTCCTGCCGTCGCCTGCGGTGGTACGAGGCCGAGCTCGTACCAGGACTACTCCAAACCGCAGAGTACGCCCGTACGCTGATCGAGGCCGACAACCCCGGCACGGAGCCGGGCGAGATCGCCCGACGGGTTCAACTTCGTATCGCTCGGCAGGCGCTGCTCACCAGACCGGTCGCGGCACCGGAGCTGAGGGTGGTGCTCAACGAGTCGATCCTCCGGCGGCCGGTGGGCGGGCGGGAGGTCATGAGCGCCCAGCTGGAACGGCTGATCGCCGTGAGCGAGATGCCGAACGTGACGCTGCGGGTGCTGCCCTTCGCGGTCGGGACACACGCCGGCATCATGTCGGGTCCGTTCGTCGTGCTGGAGTTCCCCACCAACGGCAACGGCCAGGCCACCGAACCGCCCACAGTCTACGTCGATGGTTTCACCGGGGCGCTGTTCCTGGACAAACCGCATGAGATCGACCGGTACGAGGCAGCATTCAACAACATCTGGGACGCCTCGCTCGATGAACAGTCATCGAGGCAGGCAATCAGGGACGCGATGAAGGAGATGGGCAAATGA
- a CDS encoding DUF397 domain-containing protein, translated as MITGDVSAARWFTSSRSNGQNNCVEVADNLPGRVLVRDTKNRDSGTLAFAPSAWRSFVDLAKQHH; from the coding sequence ATGATCACTGGCGATGTTTCAGCGGCTCGTTGGTTCACGTCAAGCCGGAGCAACGGACAGAACAACTGCGTCGAGGTGGCCGACAACCTGCCCGGCCGGGTCCTGGTCCGGGACACCAAGAACCGCGACAGCGGCACCCTGGCCTTCGCCCCGTCCGCGTGGCGCTCGTTCGTCGACCTGGCCAAGCAGCACCACTGA
- a CDS encoding ATP-dependent RecD-like DNA helicase: MTAATGRPAAAPPAGAARPAAVLDAVLERITYANEETGYTIARVATDRSGADLLTVVGSLLGVQPGESLRLVGRWGSHPKYGRQFEVHSYTTVLPATVQGIERYLGSGLIKGIGPKMAGRIVAHFGADTLRIIEEEAARLVEVPGLGPKRTSLIAKAWIEQQAIKEVMIFLQGVGVTTSLAVRIYKKYGDASISIVRNEPYRLAADVWGIGFKTADTIAQAVGIPHDSPERIKAGIQYTLSEAADNGHCYLPEPNLCTDAAGILGVAVELVRDALAALVTEEGVVREAVPNPTSDGGTIPAVYLVPFHRAECSLAGSLLRLLHHRADRLSAFADVDWGKALAWLRAGTGADLAPEQEQAVRLALTSKVAVLTGGPGCGKSFTVKSIITLAAAKGAKIVLAAPTGRAAKRMTELTGHPAATVHRLLQLRPGGDPTYDRDNPIDADLIVVDEASMLDLILANKLVKAVAPGSHLLLVGDVDQLPSVGAGEVLRDVLAAPAVPQVRLTRIFRQAQESGVVVNAHRINAGEQPRTDGMADFFLFAADDPEAVAGLVVDVVARRIPRKFRVPARDIQVLAPMHRGPAGAGNLNVALQEALAPPRDDRPERRHGARVFRINDKVIQIRNNYDKGTAGVFNGTIGVVTAISTEDRKLTVRTDEDEDIEYEFDELDELQHAYAITVHRSQGSEYPAVVIPVTMSSYTLLQRNLLYTAVTRAKKLVVLVGSRKAIAIAVRTAGAGRRHTALTHRLAPDD; encoded by the coding sequence GTGACCGCCGCCACCGGACGACCCGCCGCCGCGCCGCCGGCTGGCGCGGCTCGTCCCGCCGCCGTCCTGGACGCGGTTCTGGAACGGATCACCTACGCCAACGAGGAGACCGGCTACACCATCGCCCGGGTGGCCACCGACCGGTCCGGTGCCGACCTGCTGACCGTGGTCGGTTCGCTGCTCGGCGTACAGCCCGGGGAGAGCCTGCGGCTGGTCGGCCGCTGGGGGTCGCACCCGAAGTACGGCCGGCAGTTCGAGGTCCACTCGTACACGACGGTGTTGCCGGCGACGGTGCAGGGCATCGAACGCTACCTCGGCTCCGGGCTGATCAAGGGGATCGGACCGAAGATGGCCGGCCGGATCGTCGCCCACTTCGGTGCCGACACGCTGCGGATCATCGAGGAAGAGGCGGCCCGCCTCGTCGAGGTTCCTGGTCTGGGGCCGAAGCGGACCTCGCTGATCGCCAAGGCGTGGATCGAACAGCAGGCGATCAAGGAAGTGATGATCTTCCTGCAGGGCGTCGGCGTCACCACCTCGCTCGCCGTACGGATCTACAAGAAGTACGGCGACGCGTCGATTTCGATCGTGCGCAACGAGCCGTACCGGCTGGCCGCCGACGTCTGGGGCATCGGCTTCAAGACCGCCGACACCATCGCCCAGGCGGTCGGCATCCCGCACGACAGCCCGGAACGGATCAAGGCCGGCATCCAGTACACCCTCTCCGAGGCCGCCGACAACGGCCACTGCTACCTGCCGGAACCGAACCTGTGCACCGACGCCGCCGGCATCCTCGGGGTCGCCGTCGAGCTGGTCCGCGACGCACTCGCCGCGCTGGTCACCGAGGAAGGCGTGGTACGCGAGGCGGTGCCGAACCCGACCAGCGACGGTGGCACCATCCCGGCGGTCTACCTGGTGCCGTTCCACCGGGCCGAGTGCTCACTGGCCGGCAGCCTGCTGCGGCTGCTGCACCACCGCGCCGACCGGTTGTCGGCCTTCGCCGACGTCGACTGGGGAAAGGCGCTGGCCTGGCTGCGTGCCGGGACCGGTGCCGATCTCGCCCCCGAACAGGAGCAGGCGGTACGCCTGGCGCTGACCTCGAAGGTCGCGGTGCTCACCGGCGGACCGGGCTGCGGCAAGTCGTTCACCGTCAAGTCGATCATCACGCTGGCCGCCGCCAAGGGCGCCAAGATCGTCCTCGCCGCGCCGACCGGCCGGGCCGCGAAACGGATGACCGAGCTCACCGGGCACCCGGCCGCCACCGTGCACCGGCTGCTGCAACTACGCCCCGGCGGGGATCCGACGTACGACCGGGACAACCCGATCGACGCGGACCTGATCGTCGTCGACGAGGCCTCGATGCTCGACCTGATCCTGGCCAACAAGCTGGTCAAAGCGGTGGCGCCCGGCTCGCATCTGCTGCTGGTCGGCGACGTCGACCAGCTGCCGTCGGTCGGCGCCGGCGAGGTGCTGCGCGACGTGCTCGCCGCGCCCGCCGTACCGCAGGTGCGGTTGACCCGGATCTTCCGCCAGGCCCAGGAGTCCGGTGTGGTGGTCAACGCGCATCGGATCAACGCTGGTGAGCAGCCCCGTACCGACGGCATGGCCGACTTCTTCCTGTTCGCCGCCGACGACCCGGAGGCGGTCGCCGGCCTGGTCGTCGACGTCGTCGCCCGGCGGATTCCGCGCAAGTTCCGGGTGCCGGCCCGCGACATCCAGGTGCTCGCCCCGATGCACCGGGGCCCGGCCGGCGCCGGCAACCTCAACGTCGCCCTGCAGGAGGCCCTCGCACCGCCGCGCGACGACCGCCCGGAGCGGCGGCACGGGGCCCGGGTGTTCCGGATCAACGACAAGGTCATCCAGATCCGCAACAACTACGACAAGGGCACCGCCGGGGTCTTCAACGGCACCATCGGCGTGGTCACCGCGATCAGCACCGAGGACCGCAAACTCACTGTCCGCACCGACGAGGACGAGGACATCGAGTACGAGTTCGACGAGCTCGACGAGTTGCAACACGCGTACGCCATCACCGTGCACCGCTCCCAGGGCAGCGAGTATCCGGCGGTGGTCATCCCGGTCACCATGAGCTCGTACACGCTGCTGCAGCGCAACCTGCTCTACACGGCGGTGACCCGGGCGAAGAAACTCGTGGTCCTGGTCGGCTCCCGCAAGGCGATCGCGATCGCGGTCCGGACCGCCGGGGCCGGCCGCCGGCACACCGCACTCACTCACCGCCTGGCACCCGACGACTGA
- a CDS encoding AAA family ATPase — MTAGCGEVSSSLGQRLKQTRERYFVGRVAELDLLRQALDRAPEPFSVLYLHGSGGVGKSTLLRYFGDEATAAGRRVVHVDGRAVSPSPARFEAAAAAALTDESAVLLVDSFEYCQGLEDWLRNRFLPRLPESVPVVLAGRSVPGPQWRADPAWRDLLKVVPLRDLAREHAVALLTRRGVPTELHESVLAFAGGHPLALRLAAEVAVTHTPAVTATWRPSLNVVETLLTQLIGETPSPQHRLALEICAHAQTTTEGLLRAVLDVEPGPIFAWLRELPFIESDARGLYPHDVVRDALDDDLRWRDPQGYETMHRRLHDYLLDQALAATGAAVLPAVGAMMYLQRHAQVIRRYFTFGGEGKVYEDAYRPTDREAVLRLATEAEGAQSAAIVDFWLARQPDTCYVYRSSATDEVVAFLVWLRLTDPDQAELDADPVVARAWRHCRSTAPLRAAEHIGIARFMVHPPAYQRPSPVNDLMQMRMLAHFLHDKGLALHYLVLHDAEFWAAHVTYFDNHPVGEAAPRVGGRAYHLFFHDWRVTPLMQWLAHNQQQLLYGLQPRPANTGADLLVLSRPEFDAAVRSAVRAWRRPDELAANPLTRSRLVADHGRADPVAALRDVLGAAIDDLRDDSRLHRVLVTTFVHGTPTQEAAADRLGLPFSTYRRHLTRGLDRLSDLLWDHEVHG, encoded by the coding sequence GTGACAGCCGGATGTGGCGAAGTTTCCAGCAGTCTGGGCCAGCGGCTGAAGCAGACCCGGGAGCGCTACTTCGTCGGCCGGGTAGCGGAACTCGACCTGCTCCGGCAGGCCCTGGACCGGGCACCCGAGCCGTTCAGCGTGCTCTACCTGCACGGATCCGGTGGCGTCGGCAAGTCGACCCTGCTGCGTTACTTCGGTGACGAGGCGACGGCGGCGGGGCGGCGCGTGGTGCACGTCGACGGTCGTGCGGTCAGCCCGTCCCCGGCCCGGTTCGAGGCCGCCGCTGCGGCGGCGCTGACCGACGAGTCAGCCGTCCTGCTCGTCGACTCCTTCGAGTACTGCCAGGGGCTGGAGGACTGGCTCCGGAACCGGTTCCTGCCCCGGCTGCCCGAGTCCGTACCGGTGGTGCTGGCCGGGCGGTCCGTGCCCGGGCCACAGTGGCGGGCCGACCCGGCGTGGCGGGACCTGCTCAAGGTGGTACCGCTGCGGGACCTGGCCCGGGAGCACGCGGTGGCGCTGCTGACCCGCCGGGGCGTACCGACGGAACTACACGAATCGGTGCTGGCCTTCGCCGGCGGGCATCCGCTGGCGCTGCGGCTGGCCGCCGAGGTGGCGGTCACCCACACCCCGGCGGTCACCGCCACCTGGCGGCCCAGCCTGAACGTGGTGGAGACGCTGCTCACCCAGCTGATCGGGGAGACCCCGTCGCCGCAGCACCGGCTGGCGCTGGAGATCTGCGCGCACGCCCAGACCACGACCGAAGGGCTGCTGCGGGCCGTGCTGGACGTCGAGCCGGGGCCGATCTTCGCCTGGTTGCGGGAGCTGCCGTTCATCGAGTCCGACGCCCGGGGCCTCTACCCGCACGACGTCGTCCGCGACGCGCTCGACGACGACCTGCGCTGGCGGGATCCGCAGGGCTACGAGACGATGCACCGGCGGCTGCACGACTACCTGCTGGATCAGGCGTTGGCGGCGACCGGGGCGGCGGTGCTGCCCGCCGTCGGCGCGATGATGTACCTGCAACGGCACGCCCAGGTGATCCGCCGGTACTTCACCTTCGGCGGCGAGGGCAAGGTCTACGAGGACGCCTACCGACCGACGGACCGTGAGGCGGTGCTGCGGCTGGCCACCGAGGCCGAGGGCGCACAGTCCGCCGCCATCGTCGACTTCTGGTTGGCCCGCCAGCCGGACACCTGCTACGTCTACCGCAGTTCGGCGACCGACGAGGTGGTCGCCTTTCTGGTCTGGTTACGGCTGACCGACCCCGACCAGGCCGAACTGGACGCCGATCCGGTCGTAGCCCGGGCCTGGCGGCACTGCCGGTCGACGGCTCCGCTACGGGCCGCCGAGCACATCGGGATCGCCCGGTTCATGGTGCATCCGCCCGCCTACCAGCGTCCGTCGCCGGTCAACGACCTGATGCAGATGCGGATGCTCGCCCACTTCCTCCACGACAAGGGCCTCGCCCTGCACTACCTGGTGCTGCACGACGCGGAGTTCTGGGCGGCCCACGTGACGTACTTCGACAACCACCCGGTCGGCGAGGCTGCGCCCCGGGTCGGCGGGCGCGCGTACCACCTGTTCTTCCACGACTGGCGGGTGACACCGCTGATGCAGTGGCTGGCCCACAACCAGCAGCAACTGCTGTACGGCCTGCAGCCCCGGCCGGCGAACACCGGTGCGGACCTGCTGGTGCTGTCCCGGCCGGAGTTCGACGCGGCGGTCCGCTCCGCCGTACGGGCCTGGCGTCGCCCGGACGAGTTGGCGGCCAACCCGCTGACCCGCAGCCGGCTGGTGGCCGACCACGGCAGGGCCGACCCGGTGGCGGCGCTGCGCGACGTGCTGGGTGCGGCGATCGACGACCTGCGCGACGATTCCCGGCTGCACCGGGTGCTGGTCACCACCTTCGTGCACGGTACGCCGACCCAGGAGGCGGCCGCCGACCGGCTGGGGCTGCCGTTCAGCACCTACCGTCGGCACCTGACGAGGGGGTTGGACCGGCTCAGCGACCTGCTCTGGGACCACGAGGTGCACGGCTGA